Genomic DNA from Williamwhitmania sp.:
ACGTGTAATGCCTCCATTAGCTCGTCTCTGTAAGTTTTGGCTAGGATTGAGGCAGCGGCAATGCTTGCATAAATGCCATCGCCTTTTACCACGCAAAGGTGGGGCAGCTGGTTATACTTTTTGAATCGGTTGCCATCAACTAAGATGAATTCAGGCCTCACAGAAAGATCGTCGAGCGCCTGATGCATAGCTAGAATGGAGGCATTTAGAATATTTATGCTATCGATGGTGGGCGCATCTACCACAGACACGCTATAAGCTACGGCCTCACTCTCTATTATGGCGCGAAGGCGATTCCGCTTTTTAGCTGACAGCTTCTTTGAATCGTTTATCTCCTCATTGCTAAAATTGTAGGGAAGAATAACAGCGGCGGCCACCACTGGTCCAGCAAGGCATCCTCTGCCGGCTTCATCGCAGCCAGCCTCCAATTGGTTTTCGATATAGTATGGCTTAAGCATTATAGTATACCATTTTCTGATGCCACTTGCAAGGTCGCGTGCCAGAGGCGTTCTGCCGTTATGTCCCATGAAAACAATTTCACTCGCTCCAGCCCCTTGCTTACAAGCTCGTTGGCAAGTAGAGGGTTTGTCGATAGCCTGATCATGGCTGCGGCAATCTCCTCCACACAGAATGGGTCTACCAGCAGCGCTGCATTCTGGGTAACTTCGGGAATCGATGTTCTGTTTGAGGCAATAATGGGAACCCCGCAGCGCATGGCCTCCACGAGAGGTATACCAAAGCCTTCAAAGTAGGGTACAAAAACCAGGGAGAATGCAGCGCCCATTACCTTCTGAAGTCGAGCAATGTTAAGCCTGCCTGTAAAAACCACATCATCCTTATATTCCATTTCATAGTATGCCCTACGAATGTCTGCCGTTTTAAACATTTTTTCACCAACCAGCACCAGCTTATACTGCTCACCATGCTTTTGTCGAAAAAGGTCAAATGCCCTGATAAGCCGAGCAACATTCTTCCGTGGGTTGAATGCGCCAACAAAAAGGAAGTAGGGTTTGCCTTCGGTTAATGATGCCCGTTCAGCATCAACCTCCTGCGGGGTGAGGATGGTGTACGACGGATTTACCCCATTGTAAGCAACTGATATTTTATCAAGGGGGAGGTTATAGGTTGAGGCGATGTCCGATTTCGAGTATTCTGAAACGGTGACAATGTGCGCTGCCTTTTTCGCAAATAGGGGAAAGAAGTGGTTAAAATACCAGCCCGTAAGTATGGGCATCCCTTCGGGGTGGTGGGCAAAGTTGATGTCGTGAATCACTGCAATGGAGGGCACCTTCGTTCTCGTGGAGAGGTAACCATCAGGAGAAATAAAAATATCAATATTGTTTTTCCTCAAAAAACGAGCGACTGAGAATTCAAACCATATATACCATAGCACAGGATGGCGCGACTGTGGCGGAAGAACTACCGGAGTTACATTTTTGGTAAATATATATTCGTTGCTACATGGCCTGTCGAACAAGAAAAAGAACTCGTGTTCTGGATGATTCCCAACAATTCGTTTCAGCGTTTCATAGGTAAACCA
This window encodes:
- a CDS encoding ribonuclease HII; amino-acid sequence: MLKPYYIENQLEAGCDEAGRGCLAGPVVAAAVILPYNFSNEEINDSKKLSAKKRNRLRAIIESEAVAYSVSVVDAPTIDSINILNASILAMHQALDDLSVRPEFILVDGNRFKKYNQLPHLCVVKGDGIYASIAAASILAKTYRDELMEALHVDYPIYGWSKNKGYPTLIHRQAIQQYGISSLHRKSFSLTNRQLKFNL
- a CDS encoding glycosyltransferase family 1 protein, which translates into the protein MKIAVNTRLLLPNRLEGIGWFTYETLKRIVGNHPEHEFFFLFDRPCSNEYIFTKNVTPVVLPPQSRHPVLWYIWFEFSVARFLRKNNIDIFISPDGYLSTRTKVPSIAVIHDINFAHHPEGMPILTGWYFNHFFPLFAKKAAHIVTVSEYSKSDIASTYNLPLDKISVAYNGVNPSYTILTPQEVDAERASLTEGKPYFLFVGAFNPRKNVARLIRAFDLFRQKHGEQYKLVLVGEKMFKTADIRRAYYEMEYKDDVVFTGRLNIARLQKVMGAAFSLVFVPYFEGFGIPLVEAMRCGVPIIASNRTSIPEVTQNAALLVDPFCVEEIAAAMIRLSTNPLLANELVSKGLERVKLFSWDITAERLWHATLQVASENGIL